The following coding sequences lie in one Panicum virgatum strain AP13 chromosome 6N, P.virgatum_v5, whole genome shotgun sequence genomic window:
- the LOC120677795 gene encoding germin-like protein 8-7 encodes MASSSYFLLAVLLALVACQGNASDPSPLQDFCVADKHSPVKVNGFVCKDPMAVNADDFFKAANLDKPKDTKYSKVGSIVTLINAMELPGLNTLGISLARIDYAPLGENPPHTHPRATEILTVLEGTLYVGFVTSNPNNTLFAKVLNKGDVFVFPQGLIHFQFNPFHDKPAVALAALSSQNPGAITIANAVFGSKPPISDDVLAKAFQVEKGTIDWLQAQFWQDNHN; translated from the exons ATGGCCTCATCCTCCTACTTCCTTCTGGCTGTTCTTCTAGCATTGGTCGCTTGTCAGGGCAATGCATCTGATCCTAGCCCGCTCCAGGACTTCTGTGTCGCTGACAAGCACTCTCCtg TGAAGGTGAATGGATTTGTTTGCAAGGACCCCATGGCCGTGAATGCAGATGACTTCTTCAAGGCGGCTAACCTTGACAAGCCAAAGGACACCAAGTATAGCAAGGTGGGGTCTATTGTCACATTGATCAACGCCATGGAGCTCCCTGGCCTCAACACTCTTGGCATCTCTCTGGCTCGCATCGACTATGCGCCATTAGGTGAGAACCCCCCGCACACACACCCACGTGCTACTGAAATCCTCACGGTGCTCGAGGGGACACTCTATGTTGGGTTTGTCACCTCCAACCCAAACAACACCCTGTTTGCCAAGGTCCTCAACAAGGGTGACGTGTTCGTATTCCCCCAAGGGCTCATCCACTTCCAGTTCAACCCCTTCCACGACAAGCCAGCGGTTGCCCTCGCTGCCCTCAGCAGCCAAAACCCTGGGGCCATCACCATCGCCAATGCGGTCTTTGGATCAAAGCCACCGATTTCAGATGATGTTTTGGCCAAGGCATTCCAGGTGGAGAAGGGGACAATTGATTGGCTCCAGGCTCAGTTCTGGCAGGACAACCACAACTAA